In Novosphingobium sp. MMS21-SN21R, a single genomic region encodes these proteins:
- the mraY gene encoding phospho-N-acetylmuramoyl-pentapeptide-transferase, whose protein sequence is MLYLLAQWLQFEGFSNLIRYQTFRAGATLLTALVIGLIIGPRFINMLRVRQGKGQPIREDGPQSHLAKRGTPTMGGLLIVTALTLSTLLWMDVTSRYIWACAVVTLGFGLIGFLDDYDKVTKYAHKGVSARVRLAGEFVVAAIAAWLAVGETNLYVPFFSNLYIPLGPFYYLFAIFVIVGAGNAVNLTDGLDGLAIMPVIIAAGTFAIIAYLAGRTDFADYLGIPHVKGAGELAIFCAAMMGAGLAFLWFNAPPAAVFMGDTGSLALGGALGVIAVAAHHEIVLAIVGGLFVMEAVSVIVQVAVYKRTGKRVFRMAPIHHHFEQLGWKESTVVIRFWIVSIVLALIGLATLKVR, encoded by the coding sequence ATGCTCTACCTGCTGGCGCAATGGCTTCAATTTGAGGGGTTCAGCAACCTCATCCGCTACCAGACGTTTCGCGCCGGGGCGACACTGCTGACGGCGCTGGTGATCGGCCTGATCATCGGACCCCGTTTCATCAACATGCTGCGCGTTCGCCAGGGGAAGGGTCAACCGATCCGCGAGGACGGCCCGCAGTCGCACCTTGCCAAGCGGGGCACGCCGACCATGGGCGGGTTGCTGATCGTCACCGCGCTGACGCTGTCCACGCTGCTGTGGATGGATGTGACAAGCCGGTACATCTGGGCCTGTGCCGTCGTCACGCTCGGCTTCGGCCTGATCGGCTTTCTCGACGATTACGACAAGGTCACCAAATATGCGCACAAGGGCGTTTCGGCCCGTGTGCGCCTTGCCGGTGAGTTCGTCGTAGCCGCCATCGCCGCTTGGCTGGCCGTGGGGGAAACCAACCTTTACGTGCCGTTTTTCAGCAATCTCTACATTCCGCTGGGGCCGTTCTATTACCTCTTCGCGATCTTCGTGATCGTGGGTGCGGGCAATGCAGTGAATCTGACCGACGGCCTCGACGGCCTGGCTATCATGCCGGTGATCATCGCGGCGGGCACTTTCGCGATTATCGCCTACCTTGCCGGACGCACCGACTTCGCCGATTACCTCGGCATTCCGCATGTGAAGGGCGCGGGCGAACTGGCGATTTTCTGTGCGGCAATGATGGGGGCAGGGCTTGCCTTCCTATGGTTCAATGCCCCTCCTGCCGCCGTATTCATGGGTGATACTGGCAGCCTTGCGCTGGGCGGCGCGCTGGGCGTGATCGCGGTGGCCGCGCACCACGAGATCGTTCTGGCTATCGTCGGCGGGTTGTTCGTGATGGAGGCCGTTTCGGTGATCGTGCAGGTCGCCGTCTACAAGCGCACCGGCAAGCGCGTGTTCCGCATGGCACCCATCCACCACCACTTCGAGCAGCTCGGGTGGAAGGAATCGACCGTGGTCATCCGTTTCTGGATCGTGTCGATCGTGCTTGCGCTGATCGGCCTTGCCACGCTGAAGGTGCGATGA
- the murF gene encoding UDP-N-acetylmuramoyl-tripeptide--D-alanyl-D-alanine ligase: MTAHPALIEWPEDPSDAAGLALWTSEDIATATGGRASARFAVSGVEIDSRDVVEGDLFFALKGESSDGHRYLEGAAGRGAAGAVVEHASFGPHVLVSNTSSALEDLGKAARSRVDAGIIGVTGSAGKTGVKEALYSALDRACRGRAHRSVKSYNNHVGVPLSLARMPAATRFGVFEMGMNHTGELAALTRLVRPHVAIVTTIAPAHIGHFSGEEEIADAKGEIFEGLERGGVAIIPADSRHFERLRAKAALHAERVISFGSNRDATVRLIDALPAPGGGTLVTADLDGRKVCYTIAQPGAHWVTNSLAVMAAVEAIGGDLGAAGLALAEMEGLAGRGARNTIPASAGDGSGRALLIDESYNANPASMAVTLQQLGQTPATRRIAILGSMRELGADEARYHADLAGPVAEGKVDRLILVGPEMAALASALGKSGAGSLAAAIDVAHVENTAEAAQCLAADGVRGGDAILVKGSNSVGLGALVRSLTAREQ; encoded by the coding sequence ATGACCGCTCACCCCGCGCTAATCGAATGGCCCGAGGACCCGTCCGATGCGGCGGGTCTTGCACTTTGGACGAGCGAGGACATCGCGACGGCAACCGGCGGACGTGCCAGCGCGCGGTTTGCGGTATCAGGCGTGGAAATCGACAGCCGTGACGTTGTCGAGGGCGACCTCTTCTTTGCGCTGAAAGGCGAAAGTTCCGATGGTCACCGCTACCTTGAAGGTGCTGCTGGTCGGGGTGCCGCAGGCGCTGTCGTGGAACACGCCAGTTTCGGTCCACACGTGCTTGTTTCCAATACTTCAAGTGCACTTGAGGATCTTGGAAAAGCTGCGCGAAGCCGGGTAGATGCCGGCATTATCGGAGTCACCGGCTCAGCAGGCAAGACGGGTGTCAAGGAAGCGCTCTATTCCGCGCTCGACCGTGCCTGCAGGGGCCGGGCGCACCGCTCGGTCAAGAGCTACAACAACCATGTCGGCGTCCCGCTCAGCCTCGCACGGATGCCTGCCGCTACGCGCTTCGGCGTGTTCGAAATGGGCATGAACCACACTGGTGAACTAGCGGCGCTGACCCGTCTCGTGCGCCCGCACGTCGCCATTGTGACTACGATCGCGCCAGCTCACATCGGCCATTTTTCCGGCGAGGAAGAGATCGCCGATGCCAAGGGTGAAATCTTCGAAGGGCTGGAGCGCGGAGGCGTCGCCATCATACCGGCCGACAGCCGCCATTTCGAGCGTTTGCGGGCGAAGGCCGCGCTGCACGCCGAGCGGGTAATCAGTTTCGGCAGCAACCGCGACGCCACAGTGCGTCTGATCGACGCCCTGCCTGCCCCCGGCGGCGGCACGCTGGTCACCGCCGATCTGGACGGCCGCAAGGTCTGTTACACGATTGCCCAGCCGGGCGCGCATTGGGTCACCAATTCGCTGGCGGTAATGGCTGCGGTCGAGGCTATCGGCGGCGATCTGGGCGCGGCCGGTCTGGCGCTCGCCGAGATGGAAGGCCTCGCCGGTCGCGGGGCGCGCAATACCATTCCTGCCAGCGCAGGCGATGGTTCGGGCAGGGCACTGCTGATTGACGAGAGTTACAACGCAAACCCCGCCTCGATGGCGGTCACCCTGCAGCAACTCGGTCAAACCCCTGCCACGCGCCGTATCGCCATTCTCGGTTCGATGCGCGAACTGGGCGCGGACGAAGCGCGCTACCATGCGGATCTCGCCGGGCCAGTAGCCGAGGGCAAGGTCGACCGGCTCATTCTCGTCGGACCCGAAATGGCTGCATTGGCCAGCGCGCTGGGGAAAAGCGGCGCAGGCTCGCTTGCCGCTGCAATCGATGTGGCGCATGTGGAAAACACGGCGGAAGCGGCGCAATGCCTCGCTGCTGATGGTGTGCGCGGGGGTGATGCCATCCTCGTGAAAGGGTCGAATTCGGTCGGTCTGGGCGCCTTGGTGCGTTCGCTCACGGCCAGGGAACAATGA
- a CDS encoding UDP-N-acetylmuramoyl-L-alanyl-D-glutamate--2,6-diaminopimelate ligase translates to MKLGAILRGAGFPAIDAEANVTGFAIDHRKVAPGTVFGAFPGARFNGEDYIADAVKSGAVAVVARPEAVVEGAVHIADAEPRRAFAQAAAQFFRPVPETIVAVTGTNGKTSTAEMTRQIWRMAGMSAASIGTLGVTTADESVSTGLTTPDIVTFLSNMTGLAREGVTHVAYEASSHGLSQFRNEGLRVVAGAFTNLSRDHLDYHATMEDYFAAKMRLFDHVVENGGTAVIWMDDEWSDRAVEHVRQRGLRLLSVGEQGTSVRLLARTPTQLGQTLEIEHDGKARKVTLPLIGAYQAANALVSAGLALASGIDASAVFDAVGRLQPVRGRLERAAINRAGAPVYVDYAHTPDAIEAAIAALRPHVKGQLITVFGAGGDRDGGKRPEMGRAACAGSDMVIVTDDNPRGEDAAEIRAAVLVGCDGRAREIGDRRSAIAAAIAEAGRDDIVLVAGKGHEQGQIIGRGDAMRVLPFDDVQVARECTT, encoded by the coding sequence ATGAAGCTCGGCGCCATCCTTCGCGGCGCAGGCTTTCCGGCGATTGACGCAGAAGCCAACGTCACCGGCTTTGCCATCGACCATCGCAAGGTCGCGCCCGGCACCGTGTTCGGCGCATTTCCCGGTGCACGTTTCAATGGCGAGGACTACATTGCCGACGCCGTAAAGTCAGGCGCGGTGGCGGTTGTCGCGCGTCCCGAAGCCGTGGTCGAAGGCGCGGTCCATATCGCTGATGCCGAGCCGCGCCGTGCCTTTGCACAGGCCGCAGCGCAGTTCTTCCGGCCTGTTCCCGAAACCATCGTGGCTGTGACCGGGACCAACGGCAAGACCTCAACCGCCGAGATGACGCGCCAGATCTGGCGCATGGCCGGCATGTCCGCTGCCTCGATCGGAACGCTGGGGGTGACCACGGCAGACGAAAGCGTCTCGACCGGACTCACCACGCCCGACATCGTCACTTTCCTCTCCAACATGACCGGCCTTGCCCGCGAGGGCGTCACGCACGTGGCCTACGAGGCGTCGAGCCACGGGCTTTCGCAGTTCCGCAACGAAGGCCTGCGCGTTGTCGCCGGGGCTTTCACCAACCTCAGCCGCGATCATCTCGATTACCATGCGACGATGGAAGACTATTTCGCGGCCAAGATGCGCCTGTTCGATCATGTCGTGGAAAATGGCGGCACTGCCGTCATCTGGATGGACGACGAATGGTCGGACCGGGCGGTGGAGCACGTCCGCCAGCGGGGTCTGCGGCTGCTCAGCGTGGGCGAGCAGGGAACATCGGTTCGCTTGCTCGCCCGTACGCCCACCCAACTCGGGCAAACGCTCGAAATCGAACATGACGGCAAGGCGCGCAAGGTTACACTGCCGCTGATCGGGGCCTATCAGGCTGCCAATGCGCTGGTTTCCGCAGGTCTGGCGCTGGCTTCGGGCATTGATGCAAGTGCGGTTTTCGACGCGGTGGGCCGCTTGCAGCCGGTGCGCGGACGCCTTGAACGTGCAGCGATCAACCGCGCCGGTGCTCCCGTCTATGTCGATTACGCGCATACGCCCGACGCTATCGAGGCGGCAATCGCGGCGCTGCGCCCCCATGTGAAGGGCCAGCTCATCACCGTGTTCGGCGCAGGCGGCGACCGCGATGGCGGCAAGCGTCCGGAAATGGGCCGTGCCGCCTGTGCCGGATCGGACATGGTGATTGTCACGGACGACAATCCGCGCGGCGAAGATGCTGCCGAAATCCGCGCGGCAGTCTTGGTCGGGTGCGACGGCAGGGCGCGCGAAATTGGCGACCGCCGCTCGGCCATCGCCGCAGCCATTGCCGAGGCGGGGCGCGATGACATCGTGTTGGTCGCGGGCAAGGGGCATGAACAGGGGCAGATCATCGGCAGGGGTGATGCGATGCGCGTCCTGCCTTTCGACGACGTACAGGTCGCCAGGGAGTGCACCACATGA